The proteins below are encoded in one region of Ephemeroptericola cinctiostellae:
- a CDS encoding PhaM family polyhydroxyalkanoate granule multifunctional regulatory protein, producing the protein MFSKIPSFFSMPNASASSDNATPTFAGMPLVNPLLNDAQQNIESLDERIQQLESVAQWLNMNLQLVNSTVQQLQVQKQTLQALAQWQALSKDALGEFAKMNPFAAAQGVTEEVVAEAPAVVKAKPEPKKAAEKHTHVEAPESSEVEPDSESSTEALPAAFEKMAQSWWDGLQHQFAQLAQPLVDAAKTTVAEAAEHGLNSTTAAPTRTSRAKKAPAAVSKTPRKTTSSKVVRTKS; encoded by the coding sequence ATGTTTTCAAAAATCCCATCTTTTTTTTCCATGCCCAATGCGTCCGCTTCATCTGACAATGCAACGCCCACGTTCGCAGGCATGCCTTTGGTCAACCCTTTGCTCAATGATGCCCAACAAAACATTGAAAGTCTGGATGAGCGCATCCAACAACTGGAGTCTGTTGCACAATGGTTGAACATGAATTTGCAGCTGGTCAACAGCACCGTTCAACAATTGCAAGTGCAGAAGCAAACGTTGCAGGCTTTGGCTCAATGGCAAGCACTGTCCAAAGATGCACTGGGCGAGTTCGCCAAGATGAATCCATTTGCGGCTGCACAAGGGGTGACTGAAGAGGTTGTCGCTGAAGCACCCGCTGTGGTGAAGGCCAAGCCTGAGCCTAAAAAAGCCGCTGAAAAGCACACCCATGTTGAGGCACCAGAAAGCAGTGAAGTAGAGCCTGATTCTGAGTCAAGCACAGAGGCTTTGCCAGCAGCCTTTGAAAAAATGGCACAATCATGGTGGGATGGTTTGCAACATCAGTTTGCTCAATTGGCACAGCCACTGGTGGATGCGGCTAAAACCACGGTTGCCGAGGCAGCTGAACACGGCCTTAATTCAACGACGGCCGCTCCCACTCGCACCAGTCGAGCTAAAAAAGCGCCCGCAGCAGTAAGTAAAACGCCTCGTAAAACGACAAGCAGTAAAGTTGTTCGCACAAAAAGCTAG
- a CDS encoding ClpXP protease specificity-enhancing factor, whose amino-acid sequence MSTTASQKPYLIRALWDWCNDLGHTPHILVHVDGRTRVPAGYAADGKIVLDVSMDATSGLDLSGDAIQFQARFAGVAHHIHVPYANIIAIFAAETGQGMPFDVEGDDDEGDQASVEKSDDGESPTEPTPPPKASPLKLVK is encoded by the coding sequence ATGTCAACAACCGCATCACAAAAGCCCTATCTCATTCGCGCTTTATGGGATTGGTGCAATGACCTTGGGCATACACCGCACATCCTCGTTCATGTGGATGGTCGGACGCGTGTGCCTGCAGGTTACGCGGCCGATGGTAAGATTGTGCTGGATGTGAGCATGGATGCAACCAGTGGCTTGGATTTGTCTGGGGATGCCATTCAGTTTCAAGCCCGTTTTGCGGGGGTGGCGCATCACATTCATGTGCCGTATGCCAATATCATTGCTATTTTTGCTGCAGAAACTGGTCAGGGCATGCCGTTCGATGTGGAGGGCGATGACGATGAGGGCGATCAAGCGAGTGTTGAGAAATCCGATGACGGTGAGTCTCCAACAGAGCCAACGCCGCCGCCAAAGGCCAGTCCGTTGAAATTGGTGAAATGA
- a CDS encoding glutathione S-transferase N-terminal domain-containing protein: MMVLYSGTTCPFSQRCRFVLFEKGMDFEVRDVDLFQKPDDIMMMNPYGQLPILVDRDLILYESNIINEYIDERFPHPQLMPADPVMRARVRLMLLTFERELFVHVQTLENVSRQAEHEAAAKHIADQLTQLAPIFAHNKYMLGDDFTMPDIALAPLLWRLEHYGISLPKAAAPLSKYAERIFSRPKYIEALTPSEKVMRR, from the coding sequence ATGATGGTTTTATATTCAGGAACAACCTGCCCTTTTTCACAACGCTGTCGTTTCGTTTTGTTTGAAAAAGGCATGGATTTTGAAGTGCGTGATGTTGATTTGTTTCAAAAGCCAGACGACATTATGATGATGAATCCATATGGTCAATTGCCCATTCTGGTTGATCGTGATTTGATTTTGTATGAATCAAACATCATCAACGAATACATTGATGAGCGTTTTCCTCACCCACAATTGATGCCTGCGGATCCTGTGATGCGTGCACGCGTGCGTTTGATGTTGTTGACGTTTGAGCGTGAGTTGTTTGTTCATGTGCAAACCTTAGAAAATGTCTCTCGCCAAGCGGAACATGAGGCGGCTGCGAAACACATTGCGGATCAATTGACTCAATTGGCTCCTATTTTTGCCCACAACAAATACATGTTGGGTGATGATTTTACGATGCCTGACATTGCGCTTGCACCATTGTTGTGGCGTTTGGAGCATTATGGCATCAGCTTACCCAAGGCGGCGGCACCGTTGTCAAAGTATGCGGAACGTATTTTCTCTCGTCCAAAATACATTGAAGCACTGACCCCTTCTGAAAAAGTCATGCGCCGTTAA
- a CDS encoding DUF3108 domain-containing protein — protein MPKPINAHRNKKNMLLSGLLHGFLLVTLWFTASDISTPEPTPPEVVDATILPATTETTPEQQKTIATPATPAATPATPITQTKTEAVKPAPPTQAKPTATRAHAASAPKAQAVKADSSTTADNGTQTPKSNDHGNGSSNPSNTSPSNTTATNETHTAASKPLVNGIPIAVSPIGGFQIEYNVTASKGNIEASGGATLTFKRNDGTYTADLSAKAAIGKFSAHAEGEIRDNTIATTRFNDGRSVSFLGMGTERAGSNFIISYPEKVINFGSTSNGTSPLPYTVVYDYLSAIVYLQALLQQHPEQAQAGNHLQLPIGKRTTVEMATVTFKPSERLSTAEGAFEGAVPASIQIPSGSIQRIDVWLVPEKKYRPLQIELGFTSGKVTLISRKSS, from the coding sequence ATGCCCAAACCAATCAACGCCCACCGCAATAAAAAAAACATGCTCTTGAGCGGCCTCCTGCATGGCTTCCTTTTGGTGACGCTGTGGTTCACCGCCAGCGACATCAGCACGCCCGAACCCACACCACCCGAAGTCGTGGACGCAACCATTTTACCAGCCACAACCGAAACCACGCCTGAGCAACAGAAAACCATCGCAACACCAGCCACACCAGCAGCAACACCAGCAACACCCATAACACAGACTAAAACCGAAGCTGTTAAACCCGCCCCGCCGACCCAAGCTAAGCCTACGGCTACCCGTGCCCATGCGGCCTCTGCACCAAAGGCACAAGCGGTAAAAGCCGACTCGTCAACCACCGCAGACAATGGCACTCAAACGCCCAAAAGCAACGATCATGGTAATGGCAGCAGCAATCCAAGCAACACAAGCCCATCCAATACAACCGCCACAAATGAAACCCACACAGCCGCCAGTAAACCACTTGTAAACGGCATCCCCATTGCGGTTTCACCGATTGGCGGCTTTCAAATTGAATACAATGTCACCGCGAGCAAAGGCAATATTGAAGCGAGCGGTGGTGCCACCCTGACATTCAAACGCAATGATGGCACTTACACCGCCGACCTCTCAGCCAAAGCTGCCATTGGTAAATTTTCGGCTCATGCCGAAGGTGAAATCCGCGACAACACGATTGCCACCACCCGTTTCAATGATGGGCGAAGCGTTTCTTTTTTAGGCATGGGCACAGAAAGGGCCGGAAGCAATTTCATCATCAGCTATCCAGAAAAAGTGATCAACTTTGGCTCCACAAGCAACGGCACATCGCCCTTGCCCTACACCGTGGTCTATGACTACCTGTCGGCCATCGTTTACTTGCAAGCCTTGCTACAACAGCACCCCGAACAAGCCCAAGCAGGTAATCACCTGCAACTGCCGATTGGCAAACGAACCACCGTGGAAATGGCGACTGTCACATTCAAACCAAGCGAGCGCCTGTCAACTGCAGAAGGTGCATTTGAAGGCGCAGTGCCTGCCAGCATCCAAATCCCAAGCGGCAGCATCCAACGCATTGATGTGTGGCTCGTCCCAGAAAAAAAATACCGACCTTTACAAATTGAACTTGGCTTCACTTCAGGGAAAGTCACACTCATCAGCCGAAAATCCAGTTGA